In a single window of the Nocardioides massiliensis genome:
- a CDS encoding acyl-CoA dehydrogenase family protein, whose amino-acid sequence MSDQTPSFDLTDDHRELQAWLHQFAADVIRPAASEWDEREDFPWPVVEEAAKAGIYSVDFFATQSFDATGLGLPVAMEELFWGDAGIGLAIVGTALAAAAVSSNGTPEQVGEWVPAMFGEPGDLKLGAFCSSEPDAGSDVGSMRTRARYDEATDEWVLNGTKTWATNGGLADVHVVTAVVDPDLRARGQASFVVPPGTAGLSQGQKFHKHGIRASHTAEVVLDNVRVPGRCLLGGKEKLDARLARAREGAGSRGNASMATFERTRPAVGAQAIGIARAAYEVALDYAKTREQFGRPIIENQAIAFALADMKTSIDASRLLVHRAAWMAANGRKFDAAEGSMSKLFAGETAVKVTTQAMQILGGNGFTREYPVERWSRDAKIYTVFEGTSEIQRLVIARAISGMTIR is encoded by the coding sequence ATGAGTGATCAGACCCCCTCCTTCGACCTCACCGACGACCACCGCGAGCTGCAGGCGTGGCTGCACCAGTTCGCCGCCGACGTCATCCGCCCCGCCGCATCCGAGTGGGACGAGCGCGAGGACTTCCCGTGGCCGGTGGTCGAAGAGGCGGCGAAGGCGGGGATCTACTCCGTCGACTTCTTCGCCACGCAGAGCTTCGACGCGACGGGCCTCGGGTTGCCGGTCGCGATGGAGGAGCTGTTCTGGGGTGACGCGGGCATCGGGTTGGCGATCGTCGGTACGGCGCTCGCTGCCGCCGCGGTCAGCTCCAACGGCACGCCCGAGCAGGTCGGCGAGTGGGTTCCGGCGATGTTCGGTGAGCCGGGTGACCTGAAGCTGGGTGCGTTCTGCTCCTCGGAGCCCGACGCCGGCTCCGACGTCGGCAGCATGCGGACGCGCGCGCGGTACGACGAGGCCACCGACGAGTGGGTGCTCAACGGCACCAAGACGTGGGCGACCAACGGGGGTCTGGCCGACGTGCACGTGGTCACTGCCGTCGTCGACCCCGACCTGCGCGCTCGCGGGCAGGCGAGCTTCGTCGTACCGCCCGGCACCGCCGGCTTGTCGCAGGGGCAGAAGTTCCACAAGCACGGGATCCGCGCCAGCCACACCGCCGAGGTCGTCCTCGACAACGTGCGGGTGCCCGGGCGCTGTCTGCTCGGCGGCAAGGAGAAGCTCGACGCCCGGTTGGCCCGCGCGCGCGAAGGCGCGGGCAGCCGCGGGAACGCGAGCATGGCGACCTTCGAGCGCACCCGCCCCGCCGTCGGCGCGCAGGCGATCGGCATCGCGCGGGCGGCGTACGAGGTGGCGCTGGACTACGCGAAGACCCGCGAGCAGTTCGGTCGACCGATCATCGAGAACCAGGCCATCGCCTTCGCTCTGGCCGACATGAAGACCAGCATCGACGCCTCCCGCCTGTTGGTGCACCGCGCCGCGTGGATGGCAGCGAACGGTCGCAAGTTCGACGCCGCTGAGGGGTCGATGTCGAAGCTCTTCGCCGGGGAGACGGCGGTCAAGGTCACCACGCAAGCCATGCAGATCCTGGGCGGCAATGGCTTCACGCGCGAGTACCCGGTCGAGCGGTGGTCGCGCGACGCCAAGATCTACACGGTCTTCGAGGGCACGTCGGAGATCCAGCGGTTGGTCATCGCGCGGGCCATCTCAGGCATGACGATCCGCTGA
- a CDS encoding cysteine--tRNA ligase, protein MPSEFSSGVVGLAGRVPATDPRPLLSSALTLAGTSLPLTGRARIYTCGITPYDVTHLGHAATFVWSDLLASVVRATGVEPEVCRNVTDVDDVLTAAASGHGRPYDEFALSQEFLFERDMRALGVARPAHAPHARGHVRDVAQLAAALLRAGAAYETEGTVWFRGEDVAAASGLAEHEALALLREFGEEPGAAGSQSPFDVPVWRPSAAEHPAWPSPWGWGRPGWHAECAAMGWSTFGAGIDVLAGGADLEFPHHAYQVAMVEAASGTTPYARAQFRVGSVLLDGAKMAKSTGNLVLVSDLLEDHTGGAIRMMLLHRPWSQAWEFTPHLLVEAEERLGRLYAAAGRPGRAEDVAPVLEALLDDLDVVRACALAEEIGGPAARTLLSVLRVDQTSR, encoded by the coding sequence GTGCCTTCTGAGTTCTCCTCCGGTGTCGTCGGTCTCGCGGGACGGGTGCCCGCCACCGATCCCCGCCCCCTGCTCAGCAGCGCGCTGACCCTGGCTGGGACTTCCCTGCCGCTGACCGGTCGGGCCCGCATCTATACGTGCGGCATCACGCCGTACGACGTGACCCACCTCGGGCACGCCGCGACGTTCGTGTGGTCCGACCTGCTCGCGTCGGTGGTGCGGGCGACGGGTGTGGAGCCCGAGGTGTGCCGCAACGTCACCGACGTCGACGACGTGCTGACTGCCGCGGCGTCGGGGCACGGGCGGCCGTACGACGAGTTCGCGCTGTCGCAGGAGTTCCTCTTCGAGCGCGACATGCGCGCGCTGGGGGTGGCCCGTCCCGCGCACGCCCCGCACGCCCGCGGTCATGTGCGCGACGTCGCCCAGCTGGCGGCGGCGCTGCTGCGCGCGGGGGCGGCGTACGAGACGGAGGGGACGGTGTGGTTCCGCGGCGAGGACGTGGCGGCGGCCTCCGGTCTCGCGGAGCACGAGGCACTGGCACTGCTGCGCGAGTTCGGCGAGGAGCCGGGAGCCGCGGGCAGCCAGTCGCCGTTCGACGTCCCCGTCTGGCGGCCGTCGGCCGCCGAGCACCCGGCCTGGCCGAGCCCGTGGGGCTGGGGCCGTCCGGGGTGGCACGCGGAGTGCGCGGCGATGGGTTGGTCGACCTTCGGGGCCGGCATCGACGTGCTCGCTGGCGGGGCCGACCTGGAGTTCCCCCACCACGCCTACCAGGTGGCGATGGTCGAAGCCGCAAGCGGCACGACGCCGTACGCCCGGGCGCAGTTCCGGGTCGGCTCGGTGTTGCTCGACGGCGCGAAGATGGCGAAGTCCACGGGCAACCTGGTGCTCGTCTCCGACCTGCTCGAGGACCACACCGGTGGCGCGATCCGGATGATGCTGCTGCATCGTCCGTGGTCGCAGGCGTGGGAGTTCACCCCTCACCTGCTGGTCGAGGCCGAGGAGCGGTTGGGGCGGCTGTACGCCGCCGCCGGCCGACCTGGCCGCGCGGAGGACGTCGCGCCGGTCTTGGAGGCGTTGCTCGACGACCTGGACGTCGTCCGCGCCTGCGCGCTGGCCGAGGAGATCGGTGGGCCGGCCGCGCGCACCCTGCTGTCGGTGCTGCGCGTGGACCAGACCTCGCGCTAG
- a CDS encoding DNA-3-methyladenine glycosylase I, which yields MTVLGDDGLRRPPWAANDDLMRTYYDTEWGMPVRDERGLFERLSLEVFQSGLSWATILRKRRSFRDAFADFDPDTVAAYDHRDVARLMADARIVRNHRKIEATIQNARATIALRDDGGLADLIWSFQPAETPRPRTYDEVPTTSPESHALAKELKRRGFAHVGPTTMFALMEAVGIVDTHLLDSHRRGTSGVWPD from the coding sequence GTGACGGTGCTCGGTGACGACGGCCTGCGACGCCCGCCGTGGGCGGCCAACGACGACCTCATGCGCACCTACTACGACACCGAGTGGGGCATGCCCGTCCGTGACGAGCGCGGGTTGTTCGAGCGGCTCAGCCTCGAGGTGTTCCAGTCCGGTCTCTCGTGGGCGACCATCCTGCGCAAGCGCCGCAGCTTCCGGGACGCCTTCGCCGACTTCGACCCCGACACCGTCGCGGCGTACGACCACCGCGACGTCGCCCGGCTCATGGCCGACGCCCGGATCGTGCGCAACCACCGCAAGATCGAGGCCACGATCCAGAACGCGCGCGCCACGATCGCCCTGCGCGACGACGGCGGGTTGGCGGACCTCATCTGGTCGTTCCAGCCGGCCGAGACGCCCCGCCCGCGCACCTACGACGAAGTCCCCACGACCTCCCCGGAGTCCCACGCGCTCGCCAAGGAGCTCAAGCGCCGCGGGTTCGCCCATGTCGGCCCGACGACGATGTTCGCCCTCATGGAGGCGGTCGGGATCGTCGACACCCACCTGCTCGACAGCCACCGACGCGGCACGTCGGGGGTCTGGCCGGACTGA
- a CDS encoding pirin family protein: MTASDWEILEPRKVPLGGPRAMTVRRTLPQRRRSFIGAWCFVDHYGPDDVAVTGGMMLPPHPHTGLQTVSWLFTGTITHADSTGGRGHIPPGVLSLMTAGRAITHTEYTTDDTTVLHGVQLWVALPDAERFVEPGYERYAPEPVTGPGWTARVFIGSLLGDTSPAHTFTSLLGAELELAAGTTLELDVDPRHEHGVLLDTGTVLVDGSEVTRDELGYHPPGADRLRIEATADARLILLGGVPLGERIVMWWNFIGRDHDEVAAYRANYHAAIGRDEADVTDPDQFTIVPDERGNDPLPAPPLPNGRMRSRS; this comes from the coding sequence ATGACCGCATCCGACTGGGAGATCCTCGAGCCGCGCAAGGTGCCCCTCGGCGGACCCCGGGCGATGACCGTACGACGGACCCTGCCGCAGCGCCGGCGGTCGTTCATCGGCGCCTGGTGCTTCGTGGACCACTACGGACCCGACGACGTCGCGGTCACCGGCGGGATGATGCTCCCGCCGCACCCCCACACCGGCCTGCAGACCGTGAGCTGGCTCTTCACCGGCACCATCACCCATGCCGACAGCACCGGTGGGCGCGGCCACATCCCGCCCGGCGTTCTCAGCCTGATGACCGCCGGACGGGCCATCACCCACACTGAATACACCACCGACGACACCACCGTCCTGCACGGCGTCCAGCTCTGGGTCGCCCTGCCGGACGCCGAGCGGTTCGTCGAGCCTGGCTACGAGCGCTACGCACCTGAGCCGGTCACCGGTCCCGGCTGGACCGCGCGCGTCTTCATCGGCTCCCTGCTGGGCGACACCTCGCCGGCCCACACCTTCACCTCGCTCCTCGGCGCCGAGCTGGAGCTCGCCGCCGGCACCACGCTGGAGCTCGACGTCGACCCGCGCCACGAGCACGGCGTGCTGCTCGACACCGGCACCGTCCTGGTCGACGGCAGCGAGGTGACGCGTGACGAGCTCGGCTACCACCCACCCGGCGCCGACCGGCTGCGCATCGAGGCCACCGCGGACGCCCGGCTGATCCTGCTCGGCGGCGTCCCGCTGGGGGAGCGCATCGTCATGTGGTGGAACTTCATCGGCCGCGACCACGACGAGGTCGCGGCCTACCGGGCGAACTACCACGCCGCGATCGGGCGCGACGAGGCCGACGTCACCGACCCCGACCAGTTCACGATCGTCCCCGACGAGCGCGGCAACGACCCGCTTCCCGCCCCGCCGCTGCCCAACGGTCGGATGCGCTCACGCTCCTGA
- a CDS encoding response regulator, with protein MIRVVIADDQPLIRAGLRAVLESDPEVEVVAEAGDGAEAAARAREHEADVVLMDVQMPGTDGLVGTRMAITARPTARVLVLTMFDLDENVLAALRAGASGFLLKSTDPRELLHAIRAVHRGDLLFAPSITRRLVESFLGSHRRPGGEQSALGRLTPREREVFELMARGASNAEIADALFLSGTTVKSHVARVLDKLDLRDRVQAVVLGYELGVVVPGDLSSGA; from the coding sequence ATGATTCGGGTCGTCATCGCCGACGACCAGCCGCTGATCCGGGCGGGGCTGCGCGCGGTCCTCGAGAGCGACCCCGAGGTGGAGGTGGTGGCCGAGGCCGGCGACGGCGCGGAGGCGGCCGCCCGGGCCCGCGAGCACGAGGCCGACGTGGTCCTGATGGACGTCCAGATGCCCGGCACCGATGGGCTGGTCGGCACCCGGATGGCGATCACCGCGCGACCGACGGCCCGTGTCCTCGTGCTGACGATGTTCGACCTCGACGAGAACGTCCTCGCAGCGTTGCGCGCCGGGGCGAGCGGGTTCCTGCTGAAGTCGACGGACCCGCGGGAGCTCCTGCACGCGATCCGTGCGGTGCACCGCGGCGACCTGTTGTTCGCCCCGAGCATCACGCGCCGGTTGGTGGAGAGCTTCCTCGGCTCCCACCGCAGGCCCGGTGGGGAGCAGTCTGCGCTGGGCCGACTCACCCCACGGGAGCGTGAGGTCTTCGAGCTGATGGCCCGGGGGGCGTCGAACGCCGAGATCGCGGATGCGCTCTTCCTCAGCGGGACCACGGTGAAGTCGCACGTCGCCCGGGTGCTCGACAAGCTCGACCTGCGCGACCGCGTGCAGGCGGTCGTGCTCGGCTATGAGCTGGGGGTCGTGGTGCCCGGCGACCTCAGCTCAGGAGCGTGA
- a CDS encoding sensor histidine kinase codes for MSVAGAGWAAVALVGEPVTGWAVPLLFAAGVLTMLRLPVTGALVVVATQAWGMAAGIPHDNPSGLVAGLGAMALLGLHGVRPVRALVPVTLSAVVVIATDLSAAQETVGVPLFAAAYFFGAGARRHHDRLEEARARVARLEAEEITTRAERIVLAERHRLAASSAALVRAATIEMQELARTARQSLAPATIRLLRERGVDAVDELRVLLQMLRRPGPARTAPPAAPAVRPVLPAWTTGVAIAASLALVVLVEWWTTPGAVLAWPLFVLCGAAALRRRPVIACAVATCALGGLAWVGYSQAINVPVAAATALLTSEVLTRPTRVRGVALAGTVVTALGVASAWPGGSAAILANVLALTAVGTVTWRILDRRYAAISERSERYANHLAEVVAAAVAEERVAVARDLHDVTSRALGVMVLHASSAAVARDDAAARLALDVVVQAGDDALTELARLQTALGPAVADQDLATRLHDLVATMRRAGLRIELQAPAAPVSAATADVAYRVVSEALTNVVRHAPGAGVRVRLTQEDERLQVRVRNDGVRRRHGQPGTGHGLLGLQEQVARCAGQLRYRHLPDGGFEVEARLAEPRTHLGAPT; via the coding sequence GTGAGCGTCGCGGGGGCAGGCTGGGCAGCCGTCGCGCTGGTCGGTGAACCCGTGACCGGGTGGGCCGTACCCCTCCTCTTCGCCGCCGGGGTGCTGACGATGCTGCGGCTGCCGGTGACCGGCGCGCTGGTGGTGGTCGCCACCCAGGCCTGGGGCATGGCTGCCGGCATCCCGCACGACAATCCCTCCGGTCTCGTCGCGGGGCTGGGGGCTATGGCGCTGCTCGGGTTGCACGGCGTCCGTCCGGTGCGTGCGCTCGTCCCCGTCACGCTGAGCGCCGTCGTCGTCATCGCGACCGACCTCTCGGCCGCCCAGGAGACCGTCGGCGTCCCGTTGTTCGCCGCGGCGTACTTCTTCGGCGCCGGCGCGCGACGCCATCACGACCGGCTCGAGGAGGCGCGCGCCCGCGTCGCGCGGCTGGAGGCCGAGGAGATCACCACGCGGGCGGAGCGGATCGTGTTGGCCGAGCGGCACCGGCTCGCGGCCTCGTCCGCCGCCCTGGTCCGCGCCGCGACGATCGAGATGCAGGAGCTCGCGCGCACGGCGCGCCAGAGCCTCGCCCCGGCGACCATCCGGCTGCTGCGCGAGCGCGGGGTCGACGCGGTCGACGAGCTGCGGGTGCTCCTGCAGATGCTGCGCCGTCCCGGACCGGCGCGCACCGCGCCGCCGGCCGCCCCCGCCGTACGCCCGGTGCTGCCGGCGTGGACGACGGGCGTGGCGATCGCCGCCAGCCTGGCGCTGGTCGTGCTGGTCGAGTGGTGGACGACCCCGGGCGCCGTCCTGGCCTGGCCGTTGTTCGTGCTGTGCGGCGCCGCCGCGCTACGCCGGCGCCCGGTGATCGCGTGTGCCGTGGCGACGTGCGCTCTCGGGGGGCTGGCCTGGGTCGGCTACTCGCAAGCGATCAACGTGCCGGTCGCCGCGGCCACCGCGTTGTTGACGTCAGAGGTGCTCACGCGTCCGACCCGGGTGCGCGGTGTGGCGCTGGCCGGCACCGTCGTCACGGCTCTGGGCGTGGCCAGCGCCTGGCCGGGCGGGTCGGCGGCCATCCTCGCCAACGTGCTGGCGTTGACCGCCGTGGGCACGGTGACGTGGCGCATCCTCGACCGGAGGTACGCCGCGATCTCGGAGCGCTCCGAGCGCTACGCCAACCACCTCGCCGAGGTCGTCGCGGCCGCCGTCGCCGAGGAGCGAGTGGCGGTCGCGCGGGACCTGCACGACGTCACCAGCCGTGCGCTCGGCGTGATGGTCCTCCACGCCTCGTCCGCCGCCGTGGCCCGGGACGACGCCGCCGCGCGCCTCGCACTGGACGTGGTGGTGCAGGCCGGGGACGACGCGCTGACCGAGCTGGCGCGGCTGCAGACCGCGCTGGGCCCGGCGGTCGCCGACCAGGACCTCGCCACTCGTCTCCACGACCTGGTCGCGACGATGCGGCGGGCAGGCCTGCGGATCGAGCTGCAGGCACCGGCCGCGCCGGTGAGTGCCGCGACCGCCGACGTCGCCTACCGCGTGGTCAGCGAGGCGCTGACCAACGTCGTGCGGCACGCACCCGGCGCGGGCGTCCGGGTGAGGCTCACGCAGGAGGACGAGCGGCTGCAGGTGCGGGTGCGCAACGACGGCGTACGTCGCCGGCACGGTCAGCCCGGCACGGGCCATGGCCTGCTCGGGCTGCAGGAGCAGGTGGCGCGGTGCGCCGGACAGCTGCGCTACCGACACCTGCCCGACGGCGGGTTCGAGGTGGAGGCCCGGCTGGCCGAGCCGCGGACCCACCTGGGAGCTCCGACATGA
- a CDS encoding CidA/LrgA family protein gives MLIGLLALLLCQLGGETLVRLTGAPLPGPVAGMLILLALLALRRPDEKSPVLQAADGLLTHLQLLFVPVGVGIITAAAIFRDAPVPLIGGLVGAWAVGIVVTGVVAAVLLRLQAMLVDRWRAR, from the coding sequence GTGCTGATCGGACTCCTCGCGCTGCTGCTGTGCCAGCTCGGCGGGGAGACCCTGGTCCGCCTGACCGGCGCCCCGCTGCCGGGTCCGGTGGCGGGGATGCTGATCCTCCTGGCCCTGCTGGCGCTGCGGCGTCCCGACGAGAAGTCGCCGGTGTTGCAGGCCGCCGACGGTCTGCTGACCCACCTCCAGCTGCTGTTCGTGCCGGTCGGCGTCGGCATCATCACGGCCGCGGCGATCTTCCGCGACGCCCCGGTGCCGTTGATCGGTGGCCTCGTCGGCGCCTGGGCCGTCGGGATCGTCGTGACCGGCGTCGTCGCCGCCGTACTGCTGCGCCTGCAGGCGATGCTCGTCGACCGGTGGCGGGCCCGATGA
- a CDS encoding LrgB family protein: protein MSEPFTSTVLFGLTLTLGVYVASRTVWERTGKPAILQPVIVSITVIGAILLAFDVDYADYFVGGSLIHFLLGPATVALAVPLYRQLSTLRSAALAVPGAVVLGSAAALAAAVGIVRLLGGDEALELSMAPKSATTPVALSLIETYGGMPAITAVLTILTGVLGALFGPWVLDRLAIRDPRARGLAVGTSSHGIGLARILGGHPVEGAYGSLAMALTALTTSLLMPLMLPWFGLA from the coding sequence ATGAGCGAGCCGTTCACCAGCACCGTCCTCTTCGGCCTCACGCTGACCCTCGGGGTCTACGTCGCCAGCCGGACGGTGTGGGAGCGCACGGGCAAGCCGGCGATCCTGCAGCCGGTCATCGTCTCGATCACGGTGATCGGCGCCATCCTGCTGGCCTTCGACGTCGACTACGCCGACTACTTCGTCGGCGGCTCGCTCATCCACTTCCTCCTCGGGCCCGCCACCGTCGCGCTCGCCGTACCCCTCTACCGCCAGCTCTCCACCCTCCGCTCGGCCGCTCTCGCCGTGCCCGGCGCGGTGGTTCTCGGGTCGGCGGCGGCGCTGGCCGCAGCGGTCGGCATCGTGCGGCTGCTCGGGGGAGACGAGGCGCTCGAGCTGAGCATGGCGCCGAAGTCGGCCACCACGCCGGTCGCACTGTCCCTCATCGAGACGTACGGCGGGATGCCCGCGATCACCGCGGTGCTGACGATCCTCACCGGTGTGCTGGGCGCGTTGTTCGGTCCGTGGGTCCTCGACCGGCTGGCGATCCGCGACCCCCGCGCCCGTGGGCTCGCCGTCGGCACCTCGTCTCACGGCATCGGTCTCGCCCGGATCCTCGGGGGCCACCCGGTCGAGGGCGCCTACGGCAGCCTGGCGATGGCGCTGACCGCGCTGACCACCTCGCTGCTGATGCCGTTGATGCTGCCCTGGTTCGGCCTGGCCTGA
- a CDS encoding amidase, with amino-acid sequence MSTQPGPGSLPRTIHAFTDDALGDDDAVGLVARLATREVAPIELVEAAIARAERVQPVLNGLAYADFNRARAEARGVVSSLAGTLLHGIPTLVKDNVDVAGWPTQHGTGAFTSRPAAAHGDFTEQLLGTGLVPLGKSRLSEFGFSASAEYPSGDPVRNPWSTSHSSGASSAGSAAFVAAGVVPIAHANDGGGSIRIPAAVCGLVGLKPTRGRLRADKLTRSMPVGIVHEGVVTRSVRDTAAFLAAAEREYRNLHLSPLGHVEGPVRRRLRVGLVVNSPFRTTDETTERVVREAAAMLADLGHDVREVIPPVPAYFEEDFVLYWGSLALAMTAGGKRMLDASFDTALTDNLTRGLARASRRRLHRLPLAIARLRASTRVAARFYEREHLDVVLSPVLAHTTPRLGHLSPTEDYETIIARLTDWVSFTPLQNATGEPALSLPFGQDSEGLPVGIQLAGPKGADRTLLELAYAVEEARPFRRITA; translated from the coding sequence ATGTCGACGCAGCCCGGTCCCGGCTCCCTCCCGCGCACGATCCACGCCTTCACCGACGACGCCCTCGGCGACGACGACGCCGTCGGGTTGGTCGCCCGGCTCGCGACCCGCGAGGTGGCGCCGATCGAGCTGGTCGAGGCCGCCATCGCCCGCGCCGAGCGCGTACAGCCGGTGCTCAACGGACTGGCGTACGCCGACTTCAACCGCGCCCGCGCCGAGGCTCGTGGCGTCGTCTCCTCGTTGGCGGGCACGTTGCTGCACGGGATCCCCACGCTGGTGAAGGACAACGTCGATGTCGCGGGGTGGCCGACGCAGCACGGCACCGGCGCGTTCACCTCCCGTCCGGCCGCGGCGCACGGCGACTTCACCGAGCAGCTCCTCGGCACCGGCCTGGTCCCGCTCGGCAAGAGCCGGCTCTCGGAGTTCGGCTTCTCCGCGAGCGCGGAGTACCCCTCCGGCGACCCCGTCCGCAACCCGTGGTCGACCAGCCACTCCTCGGGCGCGTCGTCGGCCGGCTCGGCGGCGTTCGTCGCGGCGGGCGTCGTACCCATCGCCCACGCCAACGACGGCGGCGGCTCGATCCGCATCCCGGCCGCAGTCTGCGGTCTGGTCGGCCTCAAGCCCACGCGCGGGCGCCTGCGCGCGGACAAGCTGACCCGGTCGATGCCCGTCGGCATCGTCCACGAGGGTGTGGTCACGCGCTCGGTGCGCGACACCGCCGCGTTCCTCGCCGCCGCCGAGCGGGAGTACCGCAACCTCCACCTCTCCCCGCTCGGCCACGTCGAGGGTCCCGTCCGGCGCCGGTTGCGCGTCGGGCTGGTCGTGAACTCCCCGTTCCGGACGACCGACGAGACCACGGAGCGCGTCGTGCGGGAGGCGGCGGCGATGCTCGCCGACCTGGGGCACGACGTCCGCGAGGTGATACCGCCCGTGCCGGCGTACTTCGAGGAGGACTTCGTCCTCTACTGGGGCTCCCTGGCGCTGGCGATGACCGCCGGCGGCAAGCGGATGCTCGACGCCTCCTTCGACACCGCCCTCACCGACAACCTCACCCGCGGACTGGCGCGCGCGTCACGACGGCGCCTGCACCGGCTGCCGTTGGCGATCGCCCGGCTGCGGGCCAGTACCCGGGTCGCGGCGCGGTTCTACGAGCGTGAGCACCTCGACGTCGTCCTGAGCCCCGTGCTCGCCCACACGACGCCCCGGCTGGGGCACCTCTCGCCGACCGAGGACTACGAGACGATCATCGCCCGCCTCACCGACTGGGTGAGCTTCACGCCGCTGCAGAACGCCACCGGCGAGCCGGCCCTCTCCCTGCCGTTCGGACAGGACTCCGAGGGGCTGCCGGTGGGCATCCAGCTGGCCGGACCGAAGGGCGCGGACCGCACGCTTCTGGAGCTCGCGTACGCCGTCGAGGAGGCTCGTCCGTTCCGCCGGATCACGGCGTGA
- the rpmG gene encoding 50S ribosomal protein L33 has protein sequence MASKSSDVRPKITLACVECKERNYITKKNRRNDPDRMEMKKFCPRCRTHTDHRETR, from the coding sequence GTGGCCAGCAAGAGCTCTGACGTCCGCCCGAAGATCACCCTTGCGTGCGTCGAGTGCAAGGAGCGGAACTACATCACCAAGAAGAACCGGCGCAACGACCCGGACCGCATGGAGATGAAGAAGTTCTGCCCGCGGTGCCGGACGCACACCGACCACCGCGAGACCCGCTGA
- a CDS encoding FAS1-like dehydratase domain-containing protein, whose product MSLGPDLVGRSYPPTAPYRVSAEKVREFATAVGTAYDGPAGPVTQVPATFPIVLAFAAMNDFLAAEQVELARIVHGEQRFAYERPVVVDDVLTAQLTIASLRQIGGNDIIGTRSEIHDADGALVCTAAATLVHRGADA is encoded by the coding sequence ATGAGCCTGGGCCCCGATCTGGTCGGACGCAGCTATCCGCCGACCGCTCCCTACCGTGTCAGCGCCGAGAAGGTCCGAGAGTTCGCGACCGCGGTGGGCACGGCGTACGACGGTCCGGCCGGCCCCGTCACCCAGGTGCCGGCGACGTTCCCCATCGTCCTGGCGTTCGCCGCGATGAACGACTTCCTCGCCGCCGAGCAGGTCGAGCTCGCCCGCATCGTCCACGGCGAGCAGCGCTTCGCCTACGAGCGTCCCGTCGTCGTCGACGACGTGCTCACCGCGCAGCTGACCATCGCGTCGCTGCGCCAGATCGGCGGCAACGACATCATCGGCACCCGCAGCGAGATCCACGACGCCGACGGCGCACTGGTCTGCACCGCGGCGGCCACCCTCGTCCACCGCGGGGCCGACGCATGA
- a CDS encoding MaoC/PaaZ C-terminal domain-containing protein, with protein MSGWEAGAQLPAHTYTITRADLVRYAGASGDFNPIHWSDRVAAAVGLPGVIAHGMLTQALAARAVADWTDHAEVLELGAKFTSPVQVPDDDTGVEVTVAATVQKVDGDRVTLALEVTSGGAKVLGRPTAVVRA; from the coding sequence ATGAGCGGCTGGGAGGCGGGCGCACAGCTGCCCGCGCACACCTACACGATCACCCGCGCCGACCTGGTCCGCTACGCCGGCGCCAGCGGCGACTTCAACCCGATCCACTGGTCCGACCGCGTCGCCGCCGCCGTCGGCCTGCCCGGCGTGATCGCCCACGGCATGCTCACCCAAGCCCTCGCCGCCCGCGCGGTCGCCGACTGGACCGACCACGCCGAGGTCCTCGAGCTCGGCGCCAAGTTCACCTCTCCGGTCCAGGTCCCCGACGACGACACCGGCGTCGAGGTGACCGTGGCCGCGACGGTCCAGAAGGTCGACGGAGACCGCGTGACGCTCGCGCTCGAGGTGACGTCGGGCGGCGCCAAGGTGCTCGGTCGCCCGACGGCGGTCGTCCGTGCCTGA